From one Orcinus orca chromosome 10, mOrcOrc1.1, whole genome shotgun sequence genomic stretch:
- the GPANK1 gene encoding G patch domain and ankyrin repeat-containing protein 1, with protein sequence MSRATLINFTRATDPSDLWKDGQLQSQPEELKPTLDGAAARAFYEALTGDQSSTREPQRAQPESASKRKRKRRRMMKEAAAGVSGEHGQRTSLGAEDKMTHRILRAAQEGDVAKLKRLLDPHEAGGAGGNINARDAFWWTPLMCAARAGQGAAVRYLLGRGAAWVGVCELGGRDAAQLAEEAGFPEVARMVREGPRETRSPENRSRSPSPQYCEACDAHFQDSNHRTSTAHLLSLSQDLQPRNLPLGVPTSSPGFRLLLRGGWEPGMGLGPRGEGHASPIPTVLKRDQEGLGYRSAPQPRVTHFPARDTRAVAGRERAPRVTTLNWKEERRQEEKDRAWERDLRTYMNLEF encoded by the exons ATGTCCAGGGCCACCCTCATTAACTTTACCCGAGCCACTGACCCCAGTGATCTCTGGAAAGATGGGCAATTGCAGTCACAGCCTGAAGAGCTGAAGCCCACCCTGGATGGGGCTGCAGCCCGGGCTTTCTACGAAGCCTTGACTGGGGATCAGAGCAGCACTCGTGAACCCCAGAGGGCTCAGCCTGAGTCTGCCagtaaaagaaagaggaagagaagaagaatgaTGAAGGAAGCTGCAGCAGGAGTATCAGGAGAACATGGACAAAGGACATCCCTTGGGGCAGAGGACAAGATGACCCACCGGATACTGAGGGCAGCCCAGGAGGGGGATGTGGCAAAACTAAAAAGACTGTTGGATCCCCATGAGGCAGGGGGAGCTGGGGGGAATATCAACGCTCGAGATGCTTTCTGGTGGACCCCCCTGATGTGTGCGGCCCGAGCAGGCCAGGGGGCAGCTGTGCGCTATCTCCTGGGCCGTGGGGCTGCCTGGGTGGGGGTCTGCGAGCTGGGTGGCAGGGATGCTGCTCAGCTGGCAGAAGAAGCGGGCTTCCCTGAGGTGGCCCGCATGGTCAGAGAGGGCCCCAGAGAGACGAGGAGTCCAGAGAaccg gtcccgatccccctccccccagtactGTGAGGCTTGTGATGCCCACTTCCAAGACTCTAACCACCGTACCTCCACTGCTCACCTGCTGTCATTGTCCCAGGATCTCCAGCCCCGCAACCTGCCCCTTGGGGTGCCTACCTCCAGCCCAGGCTTCAGGCTGCTGCTGAGGGGGGGCTGGGAGCCTGGAATGGGGCTGGGACCCCGGGGTGAGGGCCATGCCAGTCCCATCCCCACTGTCCTCAAGAGGGACCAGGAAGGATTAGGCTACAGATCAGCACCCCAACCCCGAGTTACACATTTCCCAGCTCGGGATACACGGGCAGTGGCTGGGAGGGAGAGAGCCCCTAGGGTGACCACACTGAactggaaggaggagagaaggcaggaggagaaggaCAGGGCCTGGGAGCGGGATCTGAGGACATACATGAACCTTGAGTTCTGA
- the APOM gene encoding apolipoprotein M, translated as MFHQIWAALLYLYGILLNSIYQCPEHSQLTTEGLDGKEFPEPHLGRWYFIAGAAPTKEELATFDPVDNIVFNMAVGSAPMQLQLRATIRTKNGLCAPRKWIYHLSEGSTDLRTEGRPDMKTKLFSSACPGGIMLKETGQGYQRFLLYNRSPHPPEKCVEEFQSLTSCLDFKAFLLTPRNQETCELSSN; from the exons ATGTTCCACCAAATTTGGGCAGCTCTACTCTACCTCTATGGCATTCTCCTTAACTCCATCTACCAGTGCCCTGAGCACAGTCAGCTGACAACTGAAGGACTAGATGGGAAAGAG TTCCCAGAGCCCCATCTGGGCCGGTGGTACTTTATCGCAGGGGCAGCTCCCACCAAGGAGGAGTTGGCGACTTTTGACCCTGTGGACAACATTGTCTTCAACATGGCCGTGGGCTCTGCCCCCATGCAGCTCCAGCTTCGAGCTACCATCCGCAC GAAAAATGGGCTCTGTGCGCCCCGGAAATGGATCTACCACCTGTCTGAGGGGAGCACAGATCTCAGAACCGAAG GCCGCCCTGACATGAAGACCAAGCTCTTCTCCAGCGCATGCCCAGGCGGAATCATGCTGAAAGAGACAGGCCAGGGTTACCAGCGCTTCCTCCTCTACA ATCGCTCACCACACCCTCCCGAGAAGTGTGTGGAGGAATTCCAGTCCCTGACCTCCTGCCTCGACTTTAAGGCCTTCTTACTGACTCCCAGGAATCAAG aGACCTGTGAGCTGTCCAGTAACTGA
- the C10H6orf47 gene encoding uncharacterized protein C6orf47 homolog has protein sequence MFLRQLGGWLPRPWGRWKSTRPDLPAPEPRRMDSSSENSGSDWDSAPETMGDLGPPKTKDSGAQRSSGAAPEPSRESQVEQLGCKKMDSLKWDETVSSTQESGRLEAGETILKPGWDPVDSGGTKKPGVSPEEGLSPPGLEAPAEKPGQRQKLLGWLRGETGGGAGAPYQYLGDPEECLQISTNLTLHLLELLASALLGLCSRPLRAALDALGLRGPLGLWLHGLLSFLAALHGLHAVLSLLTAHPLHFACLFGLLQALVLAVSLREPSGDGEATDLEGEKLGREGEEQRGDPGKRL, from the coding sequence ATGTTCCTGCGACAGCTTGGTGGCTGGCTACCTCGCCCCTGGGGCCGCTGGAAATCAACGAGGCCTGACCTGCCCGCCCCAGAACCCAGACGGATGGACAGCTCCTCTGAGAATTCAGGGAGTGACTGGGACAGTGCCCCAGAAACCATGGGAGATCTGGGGCCTCCCAAGACCAAGGACTCAGGTGCACAGAGGAGCTCTGGGGCTGCTCCAGAACCAAGCAGGGAGTCCCAAGTTGAGCAACTGGGGTGCAAAAAAATGGATTCTCTCAAGTGGGATGAGACTGTCTCTAGCACTCAAGAGTCTGGGAGATTGGAGGCTGGAGAGACCATTCTCAAACCAGGATGGGATCCTGTGGACTCAGGTGGCACCAAGAAGCCTGGTGTGTCCCCTGAAGAGGGACTGAGCCCCCCTGGGCTTGAAGCCCCAGCGGAGAAGCCTGGCCAGCGTCAGAAGCTGCTGGGCTGGCTGCGGGGGGAAACAGGTGGGGGAGCAGGGGCTCCCTACCAGTACCTGGGGGACCCAGAGGAGTGTCTGCAGATATCCACCAACCTGACCCTGCACCTGCTGGAGCTCCTGGCCTCAGCCCTGCTAGGGCTGTGCTCAAGGCCCTTGCGGGCAGCCTTGGACGCGTTGGGCCTGCGTGGACCGCTGGGCCTCTGGCTGCATGGGCTACTGTCCTTCCTGGCTGCCCTGCATGGGCTCCATGCCGTGCTGAGCCTACTTACCGCTCACCCCCTGCACTTTGCCTGCCTCTTTGGTCTTCTACAGGCCCTGGTGCTGGCTGTCAGCCTCCGGGAGCCCAGTGGGGATGGGGAGGCCACTGACTTGGAGGGCGAGAagttggggagggagggtgaggagCAGAGGGGAGACCCAGGAAAGAGGCTGTGA